ATGACAGACCCCATCAAGACCAATAAACCGAAGTCTTCAATGAAGATCGAGAATGCTCCGACCCCACATAACACCCCTGCTAATAATTTCGATTTCTTAAAGAATGGAAACCCAATGAAGAAATCAGGAAGTGGCAATGCTTCGGCGAAGCAAGGTGCTGCACAGAGTGTCAATGAGGAAGACATCAAGAGCGCGTTATCTGCAAACCAGCCGCTCTTGTTGCAATCGATTCAAGAGAAACTGGGTTCTTTAGTCGGTGCAGACAGCGGGTATTTAGAATCCTTGCCAAAGAACGTCAAGGACAGAATCTTCGCTTTGAAATCCATCCAGGAGGATTTGTTCCAACTAGAAAAGGACTTCCAGATCGAACTGTTTGATTTGGAGAAGAAATTCATTGCTAAGTACAAGCCGTTGCACGACAGCAGAGCGAGTATCATCAATGGCGAGTCCAAGCCCACTGATGAGCAGATCGAAAAGGGTAAGGAGTTAGCAGCGccagaagaagaggaagaagcagaagaagaagaggacGAGAGTCTAGTGGGCATCCCATCGTTCTGGTTGACAGCATTAGAAAACCTGCCAATTGTCGCAGACACCATCACAGACAGAGATGCCGAGGTACTAGATTTCTTGACAAACGTTCGACTGGAGTATTTGGACAATGGCAAGCCGGGCTTCAAGTTGATCTTCGACTTCAATGCTGAAGAAAATCCGTTCTTCACAAACTCATCGATCACAAAAACTTACTATTACCAATCAGAGCTGGGCTACTCCGGTGATTTCATCTACGACCATGCCGACGGTGAGGAGATCGACTGGGTAGACAACGAGTCGAACGTCACGGTACAAATAGAGAAGAGAAAGCAAAGAAACAAAACTACAAAGCAGGTGCGCACCATCGAGAAGATCACCCCAATCGAATCGtttttcaacttcttcGATCCTCCAAGAATGAAGGAACACATACACAACCACGGCAAAGGTGAAGAATGCGATGACGAGGAAGACGAGGAGGAATTGGCAGATCTAGAAGAAAGACTGGCCCTGGACTACTCCATCGGTGAGCAGATCAAGGACAAACTGATCCCAAGAGCAGTGGACTGGTTCACAGGTTCGGCATTGGAATTCGAATACGATAACGAAGAGATGGGAGACGAAGACGACAATGAAGAAGACTACGACGAAGATTTCGACGAAGACGATTTCGAcgaagaagaggaagatGACTTTGCAAACACAAAGAAAGAACAACCACCGGAATGCAAACAATCATAAACCGACACAAGCACACAATATAATAAGATATGTGCATACACACACGCAAACATAATGGCTTCACATCATGCTCATCTAGTGAAGTCTTTACATTAGAACAGCCATGCTGAATCATTTTTTGAGTCGTCCAACAATCCTCCCCCCTCCCGCACTGCGTTTTCTACAATTTATATCATACTCGTCGGCAGCAACGAACAACAATGCTAACATCATATATACTCATATACCTATGTATGTCTAATACGTTATAAATACCTTTTTATCCCATCCATCGCTATCTCTGCCATCCTTCCTGATGGCATTTGGTGATAATCTTCGGATTCCTGCCACTATCTCCGAAAAGTGTCAACAAAGAAATCGCCATCATCTGCCGACCATCTCTAATACATCTCTTGCTTTTGTCAAGTGATGGTTTAAAAGGATTTACTTGAAGGTTATATATCTAGAGGTTATCAGTTGATGCTTCTATctgcatatatatatgtgtgtcTGTGTTTGTGTTTGCATATATCTTAAAAGAAGCTATCTATTTCAGTTTTTGCATTGTTAGAGTCAATTAAATTCTGCAATAGAAAAAAGAATTCACAGCCACTCCGATTAGTTATCtctatttaaaaaatgacCAAGAAACATAATTCAACAACACACACTTCCGCTACCGTCACTGAAAAATCGTACAGTTCCCCAACCTTGCATTATATTGGCGATTTGAGCTATGTCAAGGATAACAAGGATAACAAAGTCGTTGAAAAATATACCAGACTGATCTTGGACATCTCTTTGGTTCAAACTGTTATGAAGAAGATTTCTGAGCTGAACTCGAAGTACAAGGATGCTAACAATAAGTACTACTTGATCTTGGAGCAGTTCGTTCATCTAGTAGACCAACTTTTCTTCGTGGTCATTATCCAAAATGGTATTCAACAGTTTAACAACGTTTTGGTcaatgaaaaaaacaataaactTGGTTTATGGTGCATCAGATGGTTCTATAAGGACTATCTATACACTACCTTGTTGCtcaatttgttttataagcaattgtttttatccttaaagaaagaaaagtaTGATGTTTTGATCAACGATCTGAATAAGAAATATTCTGATAAATTATCGCAAAATGACAACAACTTGCCAAAGACAATTATCAACACTGGTATAGAATTAGGCTCAACCACTATTAAAAAGATCAGACAGACTGCTTCTATCTAACTTATACATATCGTGGGTCCGTTTCTTTCTCAGTATCTTAGTTACTGGgtattttttctttataatttatatatcttttaatatattctaatATAATTGTCATAATTTTTGGATCGAATAAGATCTTATTGCTTATTATAAATAGGCTTTTGCTTTATCAATTATGTTTATTTTGATGCTTACTGATCGCAACCATATCAGAACGAAAAGTAAATTAATAAGAGTTGCCGATGTaacaaatcaaaattatataaaagtaaaGCTCCTTGAATATGCTACCATATAAGTAATCAATCGGCTATATGATGAGGACAACATTTATCTAGGTCACAAGGAGAGTAGCAAGCTATGTCTTCAAATACTGTTAACGTCAATGGTCAAGGTATGCATTCTATCATCTAATAACATTACTCTTTACGGATCAAATATACTAACTTCATATAAAATgttctattttattatatttcattgCAGTCAAGAAAAATAAGCTATCAGTATGGGTTAAAAAGATTATGCAAGCCAAAGATAACAACAGTTCAACTATAATCAGTGCTGGTAATATAGAGAGTAACAATGCTAAGCCAAAAATCATATCAAATACACCTGCACTCCCAACGGTTGAAAATGGTCTTGAGAAAAGTAACTCTAATATGGCAAGTGAATATGACGATGCATATACTATGAATTCATCACTTCGAccattatttgatttagaatccaaatataacaatagtaacaataataataccaaCACAAGTAGTCAAAATGAGAATGAGAATGAGAATGATCGATATGATGACCATATAATGAGTTCTCCTACTTATAACCATAGGGACAAACCCTCAAACACGTCTAATCACTCGAATAAACAAAAACTACAGAAATTATCGTGGGATGAAAGGCCCAAAAAAGATTACACAATACAAGGTATAGACAATGCTAGCATTCAAcctttattatcaatatgtTCCTCATCGATCAAATCGTCCATTTTTTCTGATACAAATTCATTGCAATCCACCAAAGCTACAATTACATCAGCTAGAACACAAGAAACGAACTCAAGCACGATAGCCATCCCTCCTGCTAGTATCTTAGACAGATCAAGATATTCCTCCTCTACCAATAATAACACCAATAGCAACACCGGTACTAGCACGAATAACAGTATAAGACATCCACACTTACACAGAGTTAACAGTAATAGGACATCTGCATCTATAATGACCATCAAGTCATGACTTAATGCATAAGAAATCTTAGATTTAATATCAAAGTCTTTTTCAAGTATTTATACATTTACAAACTATGTTATGTTCATATTCCGTTAGcaacttttaataatactatattcaattcaattgaagtacacatatataatacATTATCTaacatttaattttaccTGTAAGAAGCTTATTCTGGTAGTTTACcgaatattttttgaccACGTCTCATATCATTGAGTTTATGCTTCATATTAACTCTCACAAATATGGAAGCCATGTAGGCTAcggtaatcaatattatGAATGAAATGGATCTTAGGATaaatgaaacaaaataaCTACCAGTTTTAACCTCTCTGGTACTTTGATAATTTGGTTGGGCTTTGATCATTTTCCATCTTTTGTACTGATCCATTTCCATTGAGATCATTTGGCCATATTCGGCAgctaaatatttttgaactTCTTTAACATAATCAAATGATTCTTCACTAGATTCATCGTGATTATCCCAATGGAATTCATTTGTTTGCACATTTAATATGTCAACATTTTCGGTAGCTCTACCGTTACTAGCACCAATACCAATGAATCTTTGACCGGTTTGGGCATTCTTTGGAATTAAGACATCTTCGGTGGCATGGAATAACTCAATCCAAAAGTCACCTTCTTTAGCATACTGAATATCGACCTTTAAGAAACTGATACTttccaaatatataatacgTATCTTAGTAATATCGCCTTTCATGATTGAGTCATCCAATTGGATATGATGGTCATTTAACTTCAAGGAAGTCGAGGTGCTCGCATCACCATCACTGTCACGATCGTAATAATCCTTGAGTGGATTGACATTTAACATAGCATCCATAAATGGAATAGAAGCTCCTGAAGTTGAACGTTTACTATTCTGAAATGTATCAATAACTAATGCTAGACCCGGTAAATTTTTAGGGAAACCCATCATACTAGTATCATGTCCAACAACACCCCCTGAAGCAGAAATATACTCTTCTCTAGATTGTGGAGTTGAAAAATcttttctaataaattcGTTCTCAGGAGTGATCAAAAATACCATACCTTCACCCATAttggaagaagaagttcCTTTGTTGGAAGACTGTTTCCCGGTTAACTGGAACTCGACAATGACCTCAAAATCATTGATGACGTTGTCACCTATACCATTAGATAACACAACACCGTGGGAATTACGAACACCAGCGCTAGTTAATCTGATATGTTTTTCGTTACGAATAAGTGCTTCACCACCAACATGCCAAAATCTATTTACTTTATCTAAAAATGGGATTGATAAACTTGCAtctaaattaaaaattttagagATATGAGAACCTTCATTGCTGAAACTGAAATGATCATTCACAACCTCAACAGAAGAACTGCCATAGTATGACTGAgtaattatttgaaataatatgaataaaaaGACAACAAACCCACCAAGTTTCAAATTGGGCGGGTTTGCAGTGCTGATATTATGTATGTTTTGATTCATTCCgataatatatacttttataAAACCAATTAGCAAATATGCAATTAACACCGTACTTTGTAATTGTCACCAATTATGAGAtgtatttaataaaatcagcaaacatacacacatatatacattgaTCTTAATACTTAACTTTTTTTACAAACCTTGAACTTATATGTTgtttcattgaaattttatgaacAAGTAATGCGTTACAGAGCGAGTTCATTATATCTTGAATTTATAGCGCcataaagaaataaaatgtaTACGATCAGATGAAAGTGACATGTAAATGAGTGCTATTGGAATATGAACTATATCATCAAATCCGCATGCTTCGTTGATAGTACATTcctttaaattatatatatttgataaataaatcCACCTTcgttattatcattaaattaaattccttaaatttgattaataaattatatgaataGAAGTAAGTATGACTTGACTCTGAATAACCgtcaaaatatttgatcCACCcatcaaaataaatttgacaATATAGGCTATCCTATGTTCCTATAATTTTATGCGTTTAACAGTCCTAATGTGATATGTTTCTATTTGAAATAGATATTGGACAATTATTAAGCGAGTGTTTTCCCTTTCTGCACCTTAAACAAACACCTCgtttcttcaattgaacTTTTTCCAATTTGGTTAACTTCGAAAGACGCTGTGAATTTCTAAGTAGTCTTTTCGATCTCTTTCTACCAACCTTTGCATTAGCTTGGTTATTTTGAAGAGATCCGATTCTATCGCCTTGTGCtgtattttgaatttttggACTAGTTGGGACCCCTGTATTATTAGGAACGGGCGGCACAGTTGAGTTAACTGATGATCTTTGACTATCCGGTAGTTCAGCAACCAGTGATTTATCGATATCTTCagttttaattttagttAAGTCACTTAATGGCAAGTCCTCCATACTTGCTGTCGATAACTGTCTAGTCCTATATTGTTTACCACGCTCTTTCCTAAATCCTTCATCACTCAGTAAAGTTATTTCAGGTGCAAATTCGACTGATTCGTGTTCTTCAGTATTAGgtatgttatttttatgCTTGGTCCTCCCAGATCTCCGTAATTTGATTGTCGATGCATTGTTATTCTGAACCCTTGAATCGTGGTTATTCACTCCATTATAACTATCATCCGTTGTTTTATCAATGTTCCCACTCTCCAATTCCATcgttttattttcattttttttagcTCTCTTCCTCGGGTTGCtgtattcattttttagTCGTACTTGAAACCTGTTCTTTATCATGATTCATATGTTGATACTCTCGATATATGTCTGTATCTATTATGTAagattgataaatttgattcTGCACTATAGTCTCTTGAGTTTTTGCTACATTCATTACTTCTGCCAAAAGTGATGGCTGTTCACTCAAATTAATCAGAGCTTCTTTTACTACTTTTTTCAAGCCATTGAGGTATCGACTTATCAATGAAATCTCTGTGAAATATTCTCTCgacaaaaagaaaatgattcTATAGAATTCCGCATTATATTCTTCAACTGATCCACACTGATCCACATCATAATAATTATCATAAAGTTGTTGCATTACTGGCTTTGtactaataaattttttcaattcctCTAAAAACTCGTCAAAAGTCATTTCCTCTAATATACTTGCATTCTGTTCATGAAACATGATATACCAATCGAGCAACTCACCTTCAAAATTCTGAGCCACTTGGCAAATCCGTTTGTAATTAGTTAACCCAGGGTTATTATCGTTCCTAAGATTGACTTTAAAAATCATTGATCTCAAATCATAGAGATCATTGATTTTTAACAACTTTGGGGAAACATTTGGAGCGACAATGTACATATCGACATTATATTCAGTTGACCGTGTATACTTATGTAGCTCTTCTATTACTAACGTAAATCAACTCTTATGAAAAGGAAGTATCTCTTGATTACGttacaataaaaaaactcTATTCAAAAAAGCAATTGGTTCTTTTTAAGGCCGATCATAAGTAGTTAACTTATGAACCAAACACAACAACTCGAGTCATAACCTATAAATGAAACtctatacatatatatacaactTTAGATCATTGATATAAACTCTGATCTGAATCATTTTTCGATGAGTGAAAATATCCATTTCCAATTCGATCTTATGTTGATGTAACAAAACATTTTCGAATGTTAGTCTCCCATTGTCAACGCTTAAagtaaaaatttaaagagCGGCGCCTATTATTTCTTTACAGACCCTTTAAATTGTAGTTCAATATACAGTTGCTATTAGAGATTGATAGCTTATAGTGACGAGGCTCAGCATTGACGATATACTTATTGCTAAAGA
The sequence above is drawn from the Tetrapisispora phaffii CBS 4417 chromosome 2, complete genome genome and encodes:
- the NAP1 gene encoding histone chaperone NAP1 (similar to Saccharomyces cerevisiae NAP1 (YKR048C); ancestral locus Anc_1.235) translates to MTDPIKTNKPKSSMKIENAPTPHNTPANNFDFLKNGNPMKKSGSGNASAKQGAAQSVNEEDIKSALSANQPLLLQSIQEKLGSLVGADSGYLESLPKNVKDRIFALKSIQEDLFQLEKDFQIELFDLEKKFIAKYKPLHDSRASIINGESKPTDEQIEKGKELAAPEEEEEAEEEEDESLVGIPSFWLTALENLPIVADTITDRDAEVLDFLTNVRLEYLDNGKPGFKLIFDFNAEENPFFTNSSITKTYYYQSELGYSGDFIYDHADGEEIDWVDNESNVTVQIEKRKQRNKTTKQVRTIEKITPIESFFNFFDPPRMKEHIHNHGKGEECDDEEDEEELADLEERLALDYSIGEQIKDKLIPRAVDWFTGSALEFEYDNEEMGDEDDNEEDYDEDFDEDDFDEEEEDDFANTKKEQPPECKQS
- the TPHA0B01210 gene encoding uncharacterized protein (similar to Saccharomyces cerevisiae PET10 (YKR046C); ancestral locus Anc_1.236), yielding MTKKHNSTTHTSATVTEKSYSSPTLHYIGDLSYVKDNKDNKVVEKYTRLILDISLVQTVMKKISELNSKYKDANNKYYLILEQFVHLVDQLFFVVIIQNGIQQFNNVLVNEKNNKLGLWCIRWFYKDYLYTTLLLNLFYKQLFLSLKKEKYDVLINDLNKKYSDKLSQNDNNLPKTIINTGIELGSTTIKKIRQTASI
- the TPHA0B01220 gene encoding uncharacterized protein (similar to Saccharomyces cerevisiae YKR045C; ancestral locus Anc_1.237) is translated as MSSNTVNVNGQVKKNKLSVWVKKIMQAKDNNSSTIISAGNIESNNAKPKIISNTPALPTVENGLEKSNSNMASEYDDAYTMNSSLRPLFDLESKYNNSNNNNTNTSSQNENENENDRYDDHIMSSPTYNHRDKPSNTSNHSNKQKLQKLSWDERPKKDYTIQGIDNASIQPLLSICSSSIKSSIFSDTNSLQSTKATITSARTQETNSSTIAIPPASILDRSRYSSSTNNNTNSNTGTSTNNSIRHPHLHRVNSNRTSASIMTIKS
- the TPHA0B01230 gene encoding legume-like lectin family protein (similar to Saccharomyces cerevisiae UIP5 (YKR044W); ancestral locus Anc_1.239), yielding MNQNIHNISTANPPNLKLGGFVVFLFILFQIITQSYYGSSSVEVVNDHFSFSNEGSHISKIFNLDASLSIPFLDKVNRFWHVGGEALIRNEKHIRLTSAGVRNSHGVVLSNGIGDNVINDFEVIVEFQLTGKQSSNKGTSSSNMGEGMVFLITPENEFIRKDFSTPQSREEYISASGGVVGHDTSMMGFPKNLPGLALVIDTFQNSKRSTSGASIPFMDAMLNVNPLKDYYDRDSDGDASTSTSLKLNDHHIQLDDSIMKGDITKIRIIYLESISFLKVDIQYAKEGDFWIELFHATEDVLIPKNAQTGQRFIGIGASNGRATENVDILNVQTNEFHWDNHDESSEESFDYVKEVQKYLAAEYGQMISMEMDQYKRWKMIKAQPNYQSTREVKTGSYFVSFILRSISFIILITVAYMASIFVRVNMKHKLNDMRRGQKIFGKLPE
- the TPHA0B01240 gene encoding uncharacterized protein, which encodes MELESGNIDKTTDDSYNGVNNHDSRVQNNNASTIKLRRSGRTKHKNNIPNTEEHESVEFAPEITLLSDEGFRKERGKQYRTRQLSTASMEDLPLSDLTKIKTEDIDKSLVAELPDSQRSSVNSTVPPVPNNTGVPTSPKIQNTAQGDRIGSLQNNQANAKVGRKRSKRLLRNSQRLSKLTKLEKVQLKKRGVCLRCRKGKHSLNNCPISISNRNISH
- the TPHA0B01245 gene encoding uncharacterized protein, translating into MYIVAPNVSPKLLKINDLYDLRSMIFKVNLRNDNNPGLTNYKRICQVAQNFEGELLDWYIMFHEQNASILEEMTFDEFLEELKKFISTKPVMQQLYDNYYDVDQCGSVEEYNAEFYRIIFFLSREYFTEISLISRYLNGLKKVVKEALINLSEQPSLLAEVMNVAKTQETIVQNQIYQSYIIDTDIYREYQHMNHDKEQVSSTTKK